The Papaver somniferum cultivar HN1 unplaced genomic scaffold, ASM357369v1 unplaced-scaffold_33, whole genome shotgun sequence genome includes a window with the following:
- the LOC113341971 gene encoding uncharacterized protein LOC113341971, with the protein MLRIETHQEEKENKERQEENSMSMGGGGVLTRQTSNGAKINCLCSPTTHAGSFRCRFHRAHNSTNASFQRIKSIDTPTILRESPPAPRATNEHEIELPMNIN; encoded by the exons ATGCTCAGAATTGAGACTCATCAG GAAGAGAAAGAGAACAAGGAAAGACAAGAGGAGAATAGTATGTCAATGGGTGGTGGTGGTGTACTAACGAGACAAACATCGAATGGAGCAAAGATCAATTGTCTATGCTCGCCAACTACACATGCTGGTTCATTTCGTTGCAGATTTCACCGTGCACACAACAGTACTAATGCAAGTTTTCAACGTATTAAAAGCATTGATACTCCAACGATTCTCCGCGAGTCACCTCCGGCTCCCAGGGCTACAAATGAACATGAAATTGAACTTCCCATGAACATAAACTAG